Proteins found in one Paraburkholderia flava genomic segment:
- the ccsB gene encoding c-type cytochrome biogenesis protein CcsB, with protein sequence MDLTQASTPPSRPATSAATRPATPAVQPPDLALLDERSFLRRLRPSDWLFAIALVAGAGFALSRYHPFMNYYDKLVLVCAVPAMIVLGWRWKPARLLMAGIAVLSLFAIQTYHGDLTRADNAFFLKYFLSSQSAILWMSALFVFATVFYWIGLLSRSPTGGAIGSGMTWAAVLMGFVGLMVRWYESYLIGADVGHIPISNLYEVFVLFSLITALFYLYYERHYATRALGAFVLLVISAAVGFLMWYSIARDAQQIQPLVPALQSWWMKIHVPANFIGYGSFALSAMVGVAYLVKERGILADRLPALDVLDDLMYKSIAVGFAFFTIATILGALWAAEAWGGYWSWDPKETWALIVWLNYAAWLHMRLIKGLRGAVAAWWALTGLLVTTFAFLGVNMFLSGLHSYGKL encoded by the coding sequence ATGGATCTGACCCAAGCCTCCACTCCCCCTTCGCGACCGGCCACGTCAGCCGCGACCCGCCCCGCGACGCCCGCCGTCCAGCCGCCCGATCTCGCGCTGCTCGATGAACGGTCGTTCCTGAGACGGCTCCGACCGTCCGACTGGCTGTTCGCGATCGCGCTGGTCGCCGGCGCGGGGTTCGCGCTGTCGCGCTATCACCCGTTCATGAACTACTACGACAAGCTCGTGCTCGTGTGCGCGGTGCCGGCGATGATCGTACTCGGCTGGCGCTGGAAGCCCGCGCGTCTGCTGATGGCCGGCATCGCCGTGCTGTCGCTGTTCGCGATCCAGACCTACCACGGCGACCTGACGCGCGCGGACAACGCGTTCTTCCTGAAATATTTCCTGTCGAGCCAGTCCGCGATTCTGTGGATGAGCGCGCTGTTCGTGTTCGCCACGGTGTTCTACTGGATCGGCCTGCTGTCGCGCTCGCCGACCGGCGGCGCGATCGGTTCGGGGATGACGTGGGCCGCGGTGCTGATGGGCTTCGTCGGCCTGATGGTGCGCTGGTACGAGTCGTACCTGATCGGCGCAGACGTCGGCCATATTCCAATCTCGAACCTGTACGAAGTGTTCGTGCTGTTCAGCCTGATCACCGCGCTGTTCTACCTGTACTACGAGCGGCATTACGCGACGCGTGCGCTTGGCGCATTCGTGCTGCTGGTTATCAGCGCGGCCGTCGGCTTCCTGATGTGGTACTCGATCGCACGCGACGCGCAGCAGATCCAGCCGCTCGTCCCCGCGCTGCAAAGCTGGTGGATGAAGATCCACGTGCCGGCGAACTTCATCGGTTACGGTAGCTTCGCGCTGTCGGCGATGGTCGGCGTCGCGTATCTGGTGAAGGAGCGGGGCATTCTCGCTGACCGCCTGCCGGCGCTCGATGTACTCGACGACCTGATGTACAAGTCGATCGCCGTCGGTTTCGCGTTCTTCACGATCGCGACGATTCTCGGCGCGCTGTGGGCCGCCGAAGCGTGGGGCGGCTACTGGAGCTGGGATCCGAAGGAAACCTGGGCGCTGATCGTCTGGTTGAATTACGCGGCGTGGCTGCATATGCGGCTGATCAAGGGCCTGCGCGGCGCGGTCGCCGCCTGGTGGGCGCTCACGGGCCTGCTGGTCACGACGTTCGCGTTCCTCGGCGTCAACATGTTCCTGTCGGGGCTGCATAGCTACGGCAAGCTGTAA
- the msrP gene encoding protein-methionine-sulfoxide reductase catalytic subunit MsrP — protein MWIKRTSGIAVRGEGIAPHEITRQAVFENRRRVLQVAGAVALGGLIGVNGEALAAYTSPDGKAQKLAAKTNPKFVVPDKATPYKDITTYNNFYEFGTDKSDPAHNAGTLRPRPWRVSVEGEVKNAKVYDIDELLKLAPLEERVYRHRCVEGWSMVIPWIGISLSELIRRVQPTGNAKYVQFITLADPSQMPGLSQPILDWPYSEGLRMDEAMNPLTLLAVGLYGQVLPNQNGAPIRIVVPWKYGFKSAKSLVKIRFVEKQPETSWNKYAPQEYGFYSNVNPNVDHPRWSQATERRIGEDGFFTPKRKTLMFNGYGDQVASLYQGMDLKKNF, from the coding sequence ATGTGGATCAAGCGAACGAGCGGCATCGCGGTACGCGGCGAAGGCATTGCGCCCCACGAGATCACGCGGCAGGCGGTATTCGAGAACCGGCGACGCGTGCTGCAGGTGGCGGGCGCGGTTGCGCTCGGCGGCCTTATCGGTGTGAACGGCGAAGCACTGGCGGCGTACACATCGCCGGACGGCAAGGCGCAGAAGCTTGCCGCGAAGACGAACCCGAAATTCGTCGTGCCGGATAAGGCGACGCCGTACAAAGACATCACCACCTACAACAACTTCTACGAGTTCGGCACCGACAAGAGCGATCCCGCGCACAACGCCGGCACGCTGCGGCCGAGGCCCTGGCGCGTGAGTGTCGAGGGTGAGGTGAAGAACGCGAAGGTCTACGACATCGACGAGCTGCTCAAGCTCGCGCCGCTCGAGGAGCGTGTGTACCGGCATCGCTGTGTCGAGGGCTGGTCGATGGTGATTCCGTGGATCGGCATCTCGCTGTCCGAGCTGATCCGTCGCGTGCAGCCGACCGGCAATGCGAAGTACGTGCAGTTCATCACGCTGGCCGATCCGTCGCAGATGCCCGGTCTCTCGCAGCCGATTCTCGACTGGCCGTATTCGGAAGGGCTGCGGATGGACGAGGCGATGAATCCGCTGACGCTGCTCGCGGTCGGCCTCTACGGGCAAGTGCTGCCGAACCAGAACGGCGCGCCGATTCGTATCGTCGTGCCGTGGAAATACGGGTTCAAGAGCGCGAAGTCGCTGGTGAAGATCCGCTTCGTCGAGAAGCAGCCGGAGACGAGCTGGAACAAATACGCGCCGCAGGAGTACGGCTTTTACTCGAACGTGAATCCGAACGTCGATCACCCGCGCTGGAGCCAGGCGACCGAGCGACGCATCGGTGAAGACGGCTTCTTCACGCCGAAGCGCAAGACGTTGATGTTCAACGGCTACGGCGATCAGGTCGCGTCGCTGTATCAGGGCATGGACCTGAAGAAGAACTTCTGA
- the msrQ gene encoding protein-methionine-sulfoxide reductase heme-binding subunit MsrQ, whose protein sequence is MPTDTSTATRRDASRAPAAASASARRAPAVGSTANRWIVPAKIAVFIAAWYPLARIVLFGLTDRLGANPIEFITRSTGLWTLVFLCITLSVTPLRRLTGIAALVRFRRMLGLYAFFYATLHFTTYVWFDKWFDAAEMLKDIGKRPFITVGFAAFVLLIPLAVTSPRAMVRKLGRRWQTLHRAIYAIAALAILHFWWMKAGKHDLLLPKIYGAIVVVLLGWRLAVWLKARVTQRRAKA, encoded by the coding sequence ATGCCAACCGATACGTCGACTGCTACTCGCCGCGACGCTTCACGCGCACCGGCTGCTGCCTCTGCATCTGCACGCCGTGCGCCAGCGGTCGGCTCCACCGCGAACCGCTGGATCGTGCCCGCGAAGATCGCGGTGTTCATTGCCGCGTGGTATCCGCTCGCGCGCATTGTGCTGTTCGGTCTGACCGATCGGCTCGGCGCGAATCCGATCGAGTTCATCACGCGCTCGACCGGCCTGTGGACGCTCGTGTTCCTGTGCATCACGCTCTCGGTCACGCCGTTGCGTCGTTTGACGGGCATCGCCGCGCTGGTTCGCTTCCGCCGGATGCTCGGTCTGTACGCATTCTTCTACGCGACGCTGCACTTCACCACGTACGTATGGTTCGACAAATGGTTCGACGCCGCGGAGATGTTGAAGGACATCGGCAAGCGGCCGTTCATCACGGTCGGCTTCGCGGCGTTCGTTCTGCTGATTCCGCTTGCGGTCACGTCGCCGCGCGCGATGGTGCGCAAGCTCGGGCGTCGGTGGCAAACGCTCCATCGCGCGATCTACGCGATCGCTGCGCTGGCGATCCTGCATTTCTGGTGGATGAAGGCAGGCAAGCACGATCTGCTGCTGCCGAAGATCTATGGTGCGATCGTCGTGGTGCTGCTTGGGTGGCGGCTTGCGGTGTGGTTGAAAGCGCGCGTGACGCAGCGGCGGGCGAAGGCGTAA
- the lysA gene encoding diaminopimelate decarboxylase, whose product MTRSAFAYVDGVLHAERVSAVSLAEQFGTPLYVYSRAALTATWHAYADACAGRHATVHVAVKANSNLAVLNVFARLGAGFDIVSGGELARVLAAGGKAENTVFSGVGKSTSEMREALAAGVKCFNVESIPELDRLNAVAGEMGRTAPVSLRVNPDVDAKTHPYISTGLKSNKFGVAFDEARATYRAAAAMPHLDVVGIDCHIGSQITEIAPYLDAVDKLLELVGQIEADGLTIKHIDVGGGLGITYADETPPDIGEFVRTVLDRIDARGHGHREVYFEPGRSLVGNAGVLLTRVEFLKPGAEKNFAIVDAAMNDLARPAMYGAYHAIEAVVQRDVAAHRYDVVGPVCESGDWLGRDRDLAVDVGDVLAIRSAGAYGFAMSSNYNTRPRAAEVMVDGDAAHVVRARETVPELFAGETVLPE is encoded by the coding sequence ATGACTCGATCCGCATTCGCGTATGTCGACGGCGTGCTGCACGCCGAACGCGTGTCCGCCGTTTCGCTCGCCGAACAGTTCGGCACTCCGCTGTACGTCTATTCGCGCGCGGCGCTCACTGCCACGTGGCACGCGTACGCCGACGCGTGCGCAGGACGCCACGCGACGGTGCACGTCGCCGTCAAGGCGAACAGCAATCTCGCGGTGCTCAACGTGTTCGCGCGGCTTGGTGCCGGCTTCGACATCGTGTCGGGCGGTGAACTGGCGCGCGTGCTCGCGGCCGGCGGCAAAGCGGAAAACACCGTGTTCTCCGGCGTCGGCAAGAGCACGAGCGAAATGCGCGAGGCTCTGGCGGCCGGCGTCAAATGCTTCAACGTCGAATCGATTCCCGAACTTGATCGCCTCAATGCGGTTGCCGGCGAGATGGGCCGCACGGCGCCTGTGTCGCTGCGCGTGAATCCGGACGTCGACGCGAAGACGCATCCGTACATTTCCACGGGATTGAAGTCGAACAAGTTCGGCGTCGCGTTCGACGAAGCGCGTGCAACCTATCGCGCGGCAGCGGCGATGCCGCACCTCGACGTTGTCGGTATCGACTGCCATATCGGCTCGCAGATCACCGAGATCGCGCCGTATCTCGATGCGGTCGACAAGCTGCTCGAACTGGTCGGCCAGATCGAAGCGGATGGCCTGACGATCAAGCACATCGACGTCGGCGGCGGCCTCGGCATCACCTATGCCGATGAAACGCCGCCGGACATTGGTGAGTTCGTTCGCACGGTGCTCGACCGGATCGACGCGCGCGGCCACGGCCATCGCGAGGTCTATTTCGAACCGGGCCGTTCGCTCGTCGGTAACGCGGGCGTGCTGCTCACACGTGTCGAATTTCTGAAGCCGGGCGCGGAGAAAAACTTCGCGATCGTCGATGCTGCGATGAACGACCTCGCCCGTCCCGCAATGTACGGCGCGTATCACGCGATCGAAGCGGTCGTGCAGCGCGACGTCGCCGCGCATCGCTACGACGTGGTCGGCCCGGTGTGCGAAAGCGGGGACTGGCTGGGCCGCGATCGCGATCTGGCCGTCGACGTGGGCGATGTGCTCGCGATCCGTTCGGCCGGCGCGTATGGCTTCGCGATGAGCTCGAACTACAACACGCGTCCTCGCGCGGCTGAGGTGATGGTCGACGGCGATGCGGCGCACGTGGTCCGCGCGCGCGAGACGGTGCCGGAACTGTTCGCGGGCGAGACGGTTTTGCCGGAATAA
- the lptM gene encoding LPS translocon maturation chaperone LptM, with amino-acid sequence MRVVFRMSAIVAALAILAGGALSGCGQRGALYLPTVPPLPAKPVDRTQPSPDDVKPDAETASGTVPDTSGTPLSLSTESELRNAPASDAAASTPQPASGTLTTQ; translated from the coding sequence ATGCGAGTCGTTTTCCGGATGAGCGCGATTGTAGCGGCTTTGGCCATTCTCGCAGGTGGCGCACTGAGCGGCTGCGGTCAACGCGGCGCGCTTTATCTGCCCACCGTGCCGCCTTTGCCGGCCAAACCGGTCGACCGCACCCAGCCGTCACCGGACGACGTCAAACCGGATGCGGAAACCGCGTCGGGCACCGTGCCGGATACATCGGGTACGCCGCTGTCGCTGTCGACCGAAAGCGAACTGCGCAACGCCCCTGCCTCCGATGCTGCCGCGTCGACACCGCAACCGGCTTCCGGCACTCTCACCACTCAGTAA
- the cyaY gene encoding iron donor protein CyaY gives MSDHEYLTRAEAALAAVERTLDDTGADIEFERSGNVLTLEFESGTKIIVNLQPPMREIWIAAKAGGFHFRFVDGEWRDTRSGTEFFAALSDYATQQAGEPVHFAP, from the coding sequence ATGTCCGATCATGAATACCTGACCCGCGCAGAGGCCGCGCTCGCGGCCGTGGAGCGCACACTCGACGACACCGGCGCGGACATCGAATTCGAACGCAGCGGCAATGTGCTGACGCTCGAATTCGAGAGCGGAACGAAGATCATTGTGAACCTGCAGCCGCCGATGCGCGAGATCTGGATCGCCGCGAAAGCCGGCGGTTTCCACTTCCGTTTCGTCGATGGCGAATGGCGCGACACGCGCAGCGGCACCGAGTTTTTCGCGGCGCTGTCCGATTACGCGACCCAGCAGGCCGGCGAGCCGGTTCACTTCGCGCCGTAA